Proteins from a single region of Hymenobacter aquaticus:
- the cas3 gene encoding CRISPR-associated helicase Cas3', giving the protein MNTDDILAKSASHGGELSLEDHTRHVMEAAVAVARATGHDERLAMLGAALHDLGKAHPAFQSKLRAMKTVQASNTILHRHELSSLGFLPLVDRSDWPAIIDMVVAHHKPMHQPNDMFGKGILDLEDRSHTWQQDHLAGWDAWAPGALAVLEKLGVATHPIPRAEAETAIQFAVQHCETKRKGWSAWRGVLQAADHFASALQHDAVGQLPTLFDAPDLSFFNRTAPLYPLSLEGADQPQQHTLIVAPTGAGKTDYLLRRCRGRVFYTLPFQASINSMFRRMLAANTGGHVRLQHAISQLVEERGAVEKQLQSLVGASVKVLTPHQLAAVVFGTPGYEAVILDVRGADIILDEVHTYAAQAQSMVLEIVAALARLGCRIHIGTATMPSVLYQELLRRLGGPAAVAEVALPAETLRQFDRHAVHKIARDPENPAAWPEEADDILAAALAAGEKVLVICNTVQGAQQRYKQLRRQFPEIKRLLLHSRFKRGDRAEREQRLEQDFNDPAKPGPCLVVSTQVVEVSLDISFDRMLTEAAPLDALVQRFGRVNRRRTTETIGKLKPVHVLEPAPSCLPYDRAIVQASFAQLPEHGQGLPEQELQARIDIVYPALEVSNISTHVIWDGDRCRLRELCNNARSVLVDVLDIESTACILEADRQAYLDAKWEARTMLEIPVSWRSMYAHKTKYERLEVGNMPFVVPGNEDYEELGLQFEDHDSFL; this is encoded by the coding sequence ATGAACACGGACGATATCCTAGCCAAGAGCGCCAGTCATGGGGGTGAGCTAAGTCTGGAAGATCATACCCGGCATGTGATGGAGGCCGCCGTCGCCGTGGCGCGGGCTACCGGGCACGATGAACGATTGGCGATGCTTGGAGCCGCACTACACGATTTAGGCAAGGCGCACCCGGCCTTCCAGAGCAAGCTACGGGCCATGAAAACCGTCCAGGCCTCCAATACCATCCTACACCGACATGAATTATCGTCGCTGGGGTTTCTGCCGCTGGTCGACAGAAGCGACTGGCCAGCTATCATCGATATGGTGGTGGCTCACCATAAGCCCATGCATCAGCCCAACGATATGTTCGGCAAAGGCATTCTGGACTTGGAAGACCGGAGCCACACCTGGCAGCAAGACCATCTGGCTGGTTGGGACGCCTGGGCACCCGGTGCGCTGGCCGTGCTGGAAAAGCTCGGCGTTGCCACCCACCCCATCCCCCGGGCCGAAGCCGAAACCGCCATACAATTTGCCGTGCAGCACTGCGAAACTAAGCGTAAAGGCTGGTCGGCATGGCGGGGCGTGTTGCAAGCCGCCGACCACTTCGCTTCCGCGCTGCAACATGATGCGGTCGGGCAACTGCCGACGCTTTTTGACGCACCGGACTTATCATTCTTCAACCGGACAGCCCCGCTCTACCCTCTTTCGCTGGAAGGTGCCGACCAACCTCAGCAGCATACGCTGATAGTGGCCCCTACGGGCGCGGGTAAAACCGATTATCTGCTGCGCCGGTGCCGGGGACGGGTATTCTATACATTGCCCTTTCAGGCATCCATTAACTCCATGTTCCGGCGAATGCTGGCAGCTAATACAGGGGGGCATGTGCGGCTACAACACGCTATTTCGCAGCTGGTGGAAGAACGGGGCGCGGTAGAAAAGCAGCTGCAATCCTTGGTGGGGGCTTCGGTGAAGGTGCTGACTCCTCATCAACTGGCGGCCGTCGTGTTCGGGACGCCGGGCTATGAGGCCGTGATACTGGACGTGCGCGGGGCCGACATTATTCTGGACGAGGTGCATACCTACGCGGCCCAGGCCCAGTCGATGGTACTGGAAATTGTGGCGGCGCTGGCCCGGTTGGGTTGCCGTATCCACATTGGCACGGCCACCATGCCCTCGGTACTGTACCAGGAGCTGCTGCGCCGCCTGGGTGGCCCGGCGGCCGTGGCGGAAGTAGCCTTACCCGCCGAAACCCTCCGGCAGTTTGACCGCCACGCAGTGCACAAGATTGCCCGCGACCCCGAAAACCCAGCTGCCTGGCCCGAGGAAGCCGACGATATCCTAGCAGCGGCGCTGGCAGCCGGCGAAAAGGTGCTGGTCATCTGCAACACGGTGCAAGGGGCGCAGCAGCGCTACAAGCAGCTTCGCCGCCAGTTTCCCGAAATCAAGCGCCTGCTGCTGCATAGCCGCTTCAAGCGCGGCGACCGGGCCGAGCGGGAGCAGCGCCTCGAACAAGACTTCAACGACCCCGCCAAGCCCGGTCCTTGCCTCGTGGTTTCCACGCAGGTAGTGGAAGTGAGTCTGGACATCAGCTTTGACCGGATGCTCACCGAAGCCGCGCCGCTGGATGCGCTGGTGCAACGCTTCGGGCGCGTGAACCGCCGCCGCACCACTGAAACCATCGGTAAGCTCAAGCCGGTCCACGTACTGGAACCCGCGCCCAGCTGCCTGCCCTACGACCGGGCCATCGTGCAGGCCAGCTTCGCTCAGCTGCCCGAACACGGGCAGGGACTCCCCGAGCAGGAACTGCAGGCTCGCATTGATATAGTATACCCAGCCCTGGAAGTGTCCAACATCAGTACCCACGTCATCTGGGATGGCGACCGGTGTAGGCTGCGGGAGCTATGCAATAATGCCCGCTCAGTATTGGTGGATGTACTCGATATCGAATCTACGGCTTGCATTCTGGAGGCTGACCGTCAAGCTTACCTTGATGCCAAGTGGGAAGCACGCACGATGCTGGAAATTCCAGTCAGCTGGCGCAGCATGTACGCCCACAAAACCAAATACGAGCGGCTGGAGGTCGGCAATATGCCCTTTGTGGTGCCCGGCAACGAGGACTACGAGGAACTAGGCCTCCAGTTTGAAGACCATGATTCATTTTTATAA